In one window of Mytilus trossulus isolate FHL-02 chromosome 7, PNRI_Mtr1.1.1.hap1, whole genome shotgun sequence DNA:
- the LOC134726775 gene encoding uncharacterized protein LOC134726775 encodes MGRVNPTFENDDVSSKDETIKVAMVSPMIRMAEPPIEHKQIDTTKAESKDRVNLCQTVDDNDDDFHATRHSTSLARSGDPKEEDNRNAETQQGIHERSDRTVDNAEYFDTASHLESVASYEDTKQKENKNAAARLEINERSGRTVDNAGYFDTTTHLEKEHNHNDPETAIKNYQTKSYTNQAFDGEYNQEEDAVSFPVRLLDRVQVDEQNNQNDDKQSKHDYENVGSTAQPKSSNGDTIH; translated from the exons ATGGGCCGCGTTAACCCAACGTTTGAAAATGATGATGTGTCGAGTAAAGATGAAACAATCAAAGTGGCAATGGTTTCTCCTATGATACGAATGGCTGAACCTCCCATCGAACACAAACAAATTGATACTACAAAGGCGGAGTCAAAAGACAGGGTTAACTTATGTCAAACAGTagatgataatgatgatgattTTCATGCCACTAGACATAGCAC ATCGTTGGCAAGATCTGGAGATCCTAAGGAAGAGGATAACAGAAATGCTGAAACACAACAAGGAATTCATGAAAGATCGGACCGAACCGTTGACAATGCTGAATATTTTGATACAGCATCGCATCTTGA ATCGGTGGCAAGTTATGAAGATACTAAGCAGAAGGAAAACAAAAATGCTGCAGCACGGCTTGAAATAAATGAACGTTCGGGTCGAACGGTAGACAATGCTGGGTACTTTGATACAACAACTCATCTTGA GAAGGAGCATAATCATAATGATCCAGAAACTGCAATTAAAAATTACCAAACAAAGTCGTACACAAATCAAGCATTTGACGGAGAATACAATCAAGAAGAAGATGCGGTCTCTTTTCCAGTTCGATTGTTGGACAGAGTTCAAGTAGatgaacaaaacaatcaaaatgatGATAAACAGTCAAAACACGACTACGAAAATGTCGGCAGTACCGCTCAGCCAAAATCATCGAATGGAGATACTATTCATTGA